Part of the Bacillus cabrialesii genome is shown below.
CAAGAGATTTGCCTGGCTACTCAGGTGCGGCAGGAGGCTGTATCAGAACAGGCGAAAAAAGCGGACTTAACAATCGTTGTCGGCGACCCGAAAAGCAACAATTCAAATCGGCTCGCTCAAGTGTCAGAGGAAATAGCCGGCACAAAAGCATACCGAATCGGCGACCTAAGTGAATTGAAGCTTGAATGGCTGAAAGGCGTGAATACCGTTGCGGTTACTGCGGGAGCTTCAACACCTACCCCAATCACGAAAGAAGTCATTCGCTTTTTGGAGCAGTATGATCATGAAGATTCATCAACTTGGACAACCGAACACAATGTACCGCTCAAAAAAATACTCCCGAAAGTAAAAGCAAAAAACTGAGGCTGTAAAAGCCTCAGTTTTTTTATAGAAATATAAATGGATTAGTATCTGTTTCAGAAACAAAGATATTTATATCAAGCTTTTTATCTTTGCACATTGACGTCAGTTTTCTCGTGACGCCTTCTTTCATGATTTTTTCCGCGTAATGGCCCGGATCAACAACATTCAGGCCAAGCATCATTGCATCATGGGCCACGTGGAAGTATAAATCTCCTGTGACGTAAACATCGGCGCCCTTACGTTTTGCATGATGAATATACTTATTTCCGTCTCCGCCTAGAACAGCTACTTTTTTCACCATGCTGTCAGCCTCACCCACCATTCTGACACCATTGACGTCAAGTTTGTCTTTCACAAATAAAGCGAATTCCTTGAGCGTCATCTCATTTTTAAGGGTTCCGACACGGCCGAGCCCTTTTTCTGCAGGAGACTGTTCGACAGGATAGATGTCGTAAGCGACTTCTTCGTATGGATGGCTTTTTATCATTGCTCTTATCACAGCTTTTTCGATGCTTTTAGGAAACACAGTCTCAAGCCTTACTTCATGAACAAGCTCAAGCTCCCCCACTTCACCGATAAATGGCTTGGCGCCGTCCAATGGCTTAAAGCTGCCGATTCCCTCAGATGAAAATGCGCAATGGCTGTATTCGCCGATATGGCCGGCTCCCGCATTTCCGAGCGCGGCTCTGACCTGCTCCTCATATTCCTTCGGTACGTATACTGCCAGTTTTTTCAGAGGATCAGTATACGTAGGCGCCAGCACCTCCGTCTCACTCAGCTCTAATGCCTCAGCAAGCAAATCATTCACGCCGCCTTCCGCAACGTCTAAATTTGTATGAGCTGCATAAACAGCGATATCATGCTTCAAACACTTTTCAATTAACCTTCCGGCAGGCTGGTCTGTTGCAATATGCTTTAACGGTCTGAAAATAGGAGGATGATGTGCAATAATCAAATCAACCTCTTTTTCAATCGCTTCATCGACAACGCTCTCCAACACATCAAGGGTAACCATCACATTTTTAATTGGTTTGTTTAAGGTGCCGATTTGCAGGCCGATTTTATCACCTTCAACCGCATAGGCTTTCGGGGAAAATTGTTCAAACAGTTGGATGATCTGCTGCCCATTTACGCTTTTAGCCATGATCAATAACCTCCTTCAGCAGTTCCATTCGATCGGCAAGCTCCTTTAATTTCTGTTTATTTTGCTCTGTACTTGCAGCTTGGCTGATCTGTTCATGAATGTTTTGTGTATGCTTAAGCTCTTGTGTCCATTTTTTTAAGAAGACTTTATTCTTTTCTTTTGCCAAGAATGGGCCGACTAGCATTCCGGCAGCTAACGAAATACCGGCATATGCCGCATCTCTGTCTCCCGCTTCAGCCACAAGCACCTCATAGCACTTTCCATCTTCTTCAAGGATCACCTCATCTATCAGCGCATATCCTTCTTTATAAAGCCACTCTCTGATATGAACAGCATGAATATTCGGCTGTAGAATAAGTCGTTCCTTCCCCGTTAATTTGTCTTTACCCGCTTCTAAAATATGAGCAATCAAAGATCCGCCCATTCCGGCAATCGTAATGGCATCGGCTTCACCTTTTTTAATGACTTCCAGGCCGTCCCCCTGCCTTACGGAAATTCGCGAGCTTAAGCCTGATTTTTCAACCTGCCGCTTGGCAGACAAAAACGGGCCGTCTGTTATTTCTCCGGCAATTGCACCGCTAGCTTTATGATTCAGCACCACATAACAAGGAAGGTAAGCGTGGTCAGATCCGATATCGGCCATCACCGCTCCATTCGGTATGTACTCCGCTACTGTTTGCAATCTTTTAGATAATTTTAATTCGTTCACTTGTCATCACAACTTTTCTCAATCATTTTTTCCTTTTCTATCATATAAAAAATCAGCCCGGAATCCAAGCTGAGCGAATGATTTTCAGTTTATTTCTTTTGAAGACGGCTCGACACACCGTAGACAAAAATAAAAGGCTGTCGAGAACATCTCGGCGGCCTGAGAACGTATAAGGAGAAAA
Proteins encoded:
- a CDS encoding Nif3-like dinuclear metal center hexameric protein, with amino-acid sequence MAKSVNGQQIIQLFEQFSPKAYAVEGDKIGLQIGTLNKPIKNVMVTLDVLESVVDEAIEKEVDLIIAHHPPIFRPLKHIATDQPAGRLIEKCLKHDIAVYAAHTNLDVAEGGVNDLLAEALELSETEVLAPTYTDPLKKLAVYVPKEYEEQVRAALGNAGAGHIGEYSHCAFSSEGIGSFKPLDGAKPFIGEVGELELVHEVRLETVFPKSIEKAVIRAMIKSHPYEEVAYDIYPVEQSPAEKGLGRVGTLKNEMTLKEFALFVKDKLDVNGVRMVGEADSMVKKVAVLGGDGNKYIHHAKRKGADVYVTGDLYFHVAHDAMMLGLNVVDPGHYAEKIMKEGVTRKLTSMCKDKKLDINIFVSETDTNPFIFL
- the trmK gene encoding tRNA (adenine(22)-N(1))-methyltransferase TrmK, yielding MADIGSDHAYLPCYVVLNHKASGAIAGEITDGPFLSAKRQVEKSGLSSRISVRQGDGLEVIKKGEADAITIAGMGGSLIAHILEAGKDKLTGKERLILQPNIHAVHIREWLYKEGYALIDEVILEEDGKCYEVLVAEAGDRDAAYAGISLAAGMLVGPFLAKEKNKVFLKKWTQELKHTQNIHEQISQAASTEQNKQKLKELADRMELLKEVIDHG